The Deltaproteobacteria bacterium genome includes a window with the following:
- a CDS encoding tRNA (cytidine(34)-2'-O)-methyltransferase, producing MARHDLVSTHDPLSPLTPGGHVRAPVRLVLHEPEIPQNTGSIARLCAATRTALHVVEPAAFDLSSSKLKRAGLDYWPHVEMFAHGSWSELEALINRTGGRIVVTSKKTGVSYAEYDFEAGDWIVMGKETKGLPDHMLSRYQEQAVRIPIYAENVRSLNLANAASIILYEALRKTGGLPG from the coding sequence ATGGCCCGACATGATCTCGTCTCCACCCACGACCCGCTCTCACCGCTGACTCCAGGAGGCCACGTGCGTGCGCCTGTTAGGCTTGTTCTGCATGAGCCTGAAATCCCACAAAACACAGGCTCCATAGCGCGGCTGTGCGCCGCCACCCGGACAGCACTGCACGTCGTTGAGCCAGCAGCATTCGATCTGTCCAGCAGCAAGCTGAAAAGGGCGGGGCTTGATTACTGGCCTCATGTGGAGATGTTCGCCCATGGCAGCTGGAGCGAACTCGAAGCACTCATCAACCGTACGGGTGGCCGCATTGTTGTCACGAGCAAGAAAACCGGTGTCTCTTACGCGGAGTATGACTTCGAAGCCGGCGACTGGATTGTGATGGGTAAGGAAACCAAGGGGCTTCCTGACCATATGCTCAGCCGCTACCAGGAACAGGCTGTCAGGATTCCGATTTATGCGGAGAACGTCCGGTCCCTGAATCTCGCCAATGCGGCCAGTATCATTTTATACGAGGCTCTCCGCAAAACTGGCGGATTGCCGGGCTGA
- a CDS encoding heme-copper oxidase subunit III: protein MSAGVAKVPGEQFERFAPVRNLKMGMWLYLGSDAMWFGGLIGAYFLIRYTHIPLPEALGAEFFTETANWSALKFNWPIPHYVLGITLTSIMTFILICSSVSMVLSIAAIQRGDQAGLVRWLWVTVGGGIFFLGCQVYEYAHLIGEGITLTNHLFGSTFYALTGFHGMHVFSGVVYLIVITLRAMSGKFTEDNYQAVEVAGLFWHFVDLVWILVFTFVYLI, encoded by the coding sequence ATGTCAGCAGGTGTGGCAAAGGTTCCGGGCGAGCAGTTTGAACGATTTGCGCCGGTCCGTAACCTCAAGATGGGAATGTGGCTGTATCTAGGCTCGGATGCCATGTGGTTCGGCGGCCTGATCGGTGCTTATTTTCTGATCCGCTATACCCATATTCCGCTGCCCGAGGCTCTGGGCGCTGAATTTTTCACCGAGACTGCCAACTGGAGTGCCCTCAAGTTCAACTGGCCGATTCCGCACTATGTTCTCGGCATTACGCTTACTTCCATCATGACGTTCATCCTGATCTGCTCAAGCGTCTCGATGGTGCTCTCGATCGCCGCCATCCAGCGGGGTGATCAGGCGGGGCTTGTGCGCTGGCTATGGGTTACTGTGGGCGGCGGAATCTTTTTCCTGGGGTGCCAGGTTTATGAGTACGCACATCTGATTGGTGAGGGCATTACGCTGACGAATCATCTCTTTGGTTCGACCTTCTATGCCCTGACGGGGTTCCATGGGATGCACGTATTTTCCGGTGTTGTATACCTGATCGTCATTACGCTTCGTGCGATGAGTGGCAAGTTTACCGAAGACAACTACCAGGCGGTTGAAGTGGCAGGCCTTTTTTGGCACTTCGTTGATCTCGTCTGGATTCTCGTTTTCACGTTTGTCTACCTCATCTGA
- a CDS encoding DUF4149 domain-containing protein, producing the protein MPAWWHMLVILSVALWIGPLVFFSFLVAPTVFQSLDMEQAAKFMRMMFPRYYAFQVVVAVALTGFVAVAAGTGKAETVFHTGRGAVVPVFIGFLCAMLGKRWLTPRVNEARDLRAAAKPDTPEFAEAKKQFSRYHRISVQVNLLAILSAITFTVFYALASAPRMFGPAGLGPSP; encoded by the coding sequence ATGCCCGCATGGTGGCACATGCTTGTTATCCTGTCGGTCGCACTATGGATTGGCCCGCTCGTCTTTTTCAGTTTTCTGGTTGCTCCGACCGTGTTCCAGTCCCTGGATATGGAACAGGCTGCCAAATTCATGCGTATGATGTTTCCGCGCTACTATGCTTTCCAAGTAGTGGTTGCAGTAGCCCTGACGGGTTTTGTGGCGGTGGCCGCGGGAACGGGTAAAGCCGAGACTGTTTTTCACACGGGCCGGGGAGCCGTCGTTCCTGTCTTTATCGGTTTCCTTTGTGCCATGCTGGGAAAGCGCTGGCTAACCCCACGGGTGAACGAAGCCCGGGACCTCCGGGCAGCAGCAAAGCCGGATACTCCCGAGTTCGCTGAGGCTAAAAAGCAATTCAGTAGATATCACCGTATCTCAGTGCAAGTTAACCTGCTCGCCATATTATCGGCGATCACGTTTACCGTCTTCTATGCACTGGCCAGTGCGCCCCGGATGTTCGGACCGGCAGGACTGGGGCCATCTCCCTGA
- a CDS encoding leucyl aminopeptidase, translating to MTRFDVQKTLSPALKTDLLAIVVSDTPDKGGLKPFRGLPVGLSASLIRAGKRQKFKAKAGEQIHLVDSGSDHIGQVLLVGLGTEKNFTLDSVRLALSRVGNRAADSKAKSLTVAVAVKPPKGADEQDFAQAAAEGLVLGGYRFDRFRKSTSSQESNGASGKLPARIGVIPEGMKQSARFAGGLKRGEVLARATCLARDLSNLPANYATPSHLADQARKTASGSRQITVKIFGPAEIRKEKMGAFLAVAQGAEEPCRFIVLQYRGTASSKAPVVVVGKGVTFDTGGISLKPVAKMDEMKHDMSGAAAVIGLFAALKELSPKVNVIGLAPCTENMPSGRAYRPGDIITSRSGKTVEVLNTDAEGRMLLIDALDYAKKYKPRAIIDLATLTGACVVSLGHTFAGLISNDDKLSASLLESASRTGDLLWRLPFHQDYLDLVKSKIADLKNTGGPDAGTLTAAAFLREFVDPKTPWAHCDIAGTAWLSGPSRYHPRGATGWGVRILADYLETSVH from the coding sequence GTGACCCGGTTTGACGTGCAGAAAACACTTTCGCCCGCCCTGAAAACCGACCTGTTGGCAATTGTCGTTTCGGATACGCCGGATAAGGGCGGCTTAAAGCCGTTCAGGGGGCTTCCTGTGGGGCTTTCGGCTTCGCTCATACGCGCCGGGAAACGGCAGAAGTTCAAGGCCAAGGCGGGGGAGCAGATCCATCTGGTCGACTCGGGTAGTGATCATATCGGACAGGTCCTTCTGGTCGGTCTTGGAACAGAGAAAAACTTTACGCTGGACAGTGTGCGTCTGGCACTTTCGCGGGTCGGTAACCGGGCCGCCGACAGCAAGGCGAAATCACTCACCGTGGCGGTTGCGGTGAAGCCCCCGAAGGGCGCTGACGAACAGGATTTTGCACAGGCAGCGGCCGAAGGTCTTGTTTTGGGCGGATACCGGTTTGACCGGTTTCGCAAGAGTACGAGCAGCCAGGAGTCGAATGGAGCGAGCGGCAAGCTGCCAGCCCGTATTGGGGTGATTCCGGAGGGAATGAAACAGTCCGCCCGGTTCGCAGGTGGCCTGAAGCGCGGCGAGGTGCTGGCCCGCGCCACATGTCTTGCACGCGATCTTTCCAATCTGCCGGCCAACTACGCAACGCCATCGCACCTTGCCGACCAGGCGCGAAAGACGGCGTCTGGATCACGCCAGATCACCGTGAAAATTTTCGGCCCGGCCGAGATCCGCAAGGAGAAAATGGGTGCGTTCCTGGCAGTGGCCCAAGGTGCCGAGGAACCGTGCCGGTTCATTGTTTTGCAATATCGCGGAACGGCTTCTTCGAAGGCTCCGGTTGTCGTGGTGGGCAAGGGTGTAACCTTCGATACGGGCGGAATATCGCTCAAACCGGTCGCCAAGATGGACGAAATGAAACATGACATGTCCGGCGCGGCCGCCGTAATCGGGCTGTTCGCGGCCCTGAAAGAGCTGAGTCCGAAGGTAAACGTCATCGGCCTCGCTCCCTGCACCGAGAACATGCCGTCGGGCCGTGCCTATCGGCCGGGAGATATTATCACAAGCCGGAGCGGGAAAACGGTCGAGGTCCTGAATACCGATGCCGAAGGCCGTATGCTCCTGATTGATGCGCTGGACTACGCGAAAAAATACAAGCCACGGGCGATCATTGATCTGGCAACGCTTACTGGTGCCTGCGTGGTATCGCTCGGCCACACCTTCGCGGGGCTGATCTCCAATGACGACAAACTGTCCGCATCCCTGCTGGAGTCAGCTTCACGTACGGGCGACCTTTTGTGGCGTTTGCCATTTCATCAGGACTACCTGGATCTCGTAAAGAGCAAGATTGCCGATCTAAAAAATACCGGCGGCCCAGACGCGGGCACGCTGACAGCAGCGGCATTTCTGAGAGAGTTTGTGGACCCCAAGACCCCATGGGCTCATTGCGATATCGCGGGAACCGCATGGCTATCGGGGCCGTCGAGATATCACCCGCGTGGTGCGACTGGCTGGGGCGTTCGAATACTGGCGGATTACCTGGAAACGTCAGTGCACTGA
- a CDS encoding molybdopterin molybdotransferase MoeA: MADGRLHVGEAQNRIVSQVKPLPGETVQLGSAGGRILYEPVYSTRTIPPQDNSAMDGYAVRTADLAGASETNPVALRLTAEIPAGVMPQKRLEAGETHRIFTGGIFPEGADAVVIQENVEVSGGNPRFRQSPRPGENVRRSGEDIKPGDLVFPAGHRIASGSVALLALLGRTFVKVHRRPKVAIISTGDELVEPDADTGGWKTVNSNAWALKAALEAEGSEVTYGGIIPDQLEKIRDRVLELRDSVDVVVSTAGVSVGDYDLVHDALTQAGLELDFWKVKQRPGAPMTFGWLKGGAASKPFFGLPGNPVSCLVCYEMYARPAIRRMKGERVVFPPLVQAKLDGTVKTKPGITYFLRAVVSREGSGLVVSSAGIQSSAVVSALARSNGLIVIGENEETPLPGQLVNVYVTDPGALDLAETSVMP, translated from the coding sequence ATGGCTGATGGGCGTTTGCATGTAGGCGAAGCGCAGAACCGGATTGTATCCCAGGTGAAGCCATTGCCGGGGGAGACAGTTCAGCTGGGTTCTGCCGGCGGCCGTATTCTCTACGAACCGGTTTACTCGACTCGCACAATTCCGCCGCAGGACAATTCAGCTATGGATGGATATGCAGTGCGAACGGCCGATCTTGCTGGAGCCAGTGAGACGAACCCTGTCGCGCTTCGTCTCACCGCCGAAATTCCCGCTGGCGTAATGCCGCAAAAAAGACTGGAAGCTGGAGAGACGCATCGGATATTCACCGGCGGCATTTTTCCCGAAGGCGCCGATGCGGTGGTCATACAGGAAAATGTCGAGGTTTCTGGCGGAAACCCCCGGTTCCGGCAGTCACCCAGGCCGGGGGAAAATGTTCGCCGGTCCGGTGAAGATATAAAGCCTGGCGATCTGGTGTTCCCAGCTGGACACAGGATTGCATCTGGTTCAGTGGCTCTGCTGGCGCTCTTGGGCCGTACTTTCGTAAAGGTTCACCGCCGTCCCAAGGTGGCAATCATTTCCACTGGTGATGAACTGGTGGAACCTGACGCGGACACGGGCGGCTGGAAAACTGTCAATTCGAACGCCTGGGCCCTGAAAGCCGCACTTGAAGCCGAGGGCAGCGAGGTGACCTACGGCGGAATTATTCCTGACCAGCTGGAAAAAATTCGGGACCGGGTGCTTGAGCTCAGGGACTCGGTGGATGTGGTAGTTTCCACGGCTGGAGTGTCCGTGGGTGATTATGACCTTGTCCACGACGCGCTCACACAGGCAGGACTGGAACTGGATTTCTGGAAAGTGAAACAGCGCCCCGGTGCCCCGATGACTTTTGGCTGGCTCAAGGGGGGAGCGGCCAGCAAGCCGTTTTTTGGCCTTCCGGGTAACCCGGTTTCCTGTCTGGTTTGTTACGAAATGTACGCTCGCCCGGCGATCCGCCGGATGAAAGGAGAGAGAGTGGTGTTTCCACCCCTCGTTCAGGCGAAACTCGACGGAACAGTAAAGACCAAACCCGGTATAACCTACTTTCTCCGGGCGGTAGTTTCCCGCGAGGGCAGTGGACTGGTTGTCAGTTCAGCGGGCATCCAGTCGTCGGCTGTGGTGTCGGCGCTGGCCCGGTCCAATGGGCTTATTGTGATTGGCGAGAATGAGGAGACACCTTTGCCGGGCCAACTGGTGAATGTTTATGTGACCGATCCAGGAGCGCTGGATCTCGCCGAAACATCAGTTATGCCATAG
- a CDS encoding integration host factor subunit beta: MNKSELIQALAERHNLPLIKAEKVVNLIFDQMVEALKNNERIEIRGFGSFENRYYGAYTGRNPKTGEAISVANKRLPFFKVGKELKERVNLGGDAKDAQPRSPVAGSSTAAQIAAESPDSPEK, encoded by the coding sequence ATGAATAAGTCAGAGCTCATCCAGGCACTGGCCGAAAGGCACAACCTGCCGCTGATCAAGGCGGAAAAGGTCGTCAATCTCATCTTCGATCAGATGGTCGAGGCGCTCAAGAATAACGAGCGTATTGAGATTCGCGGCTTTGGTTCGTTCGAAAACCGGTACTATGGTGCCTATACGGGCCGTAATCCCAAAACCGGCGAAGCCATAAGCGTTGCGAACAAGCGGCTCCCGTTCTTCAAGGTCGGTAAGGAGCTGAAAGAACGGGTGAATTTGGGTGGTGACGCCAAGGACGCGCAGCCCAGATCTCCGGTTGCTGGATCAAGCACAGCGGCTCAGATAGCCGCAGAGTCACCAGATTCCCCTGAAAAATAG
- the serS gene encoding serine--tRNA ligase, which translates to MLDLKRIRKDPAAVKAQLSRRRPDLDGAIDELLGVDEQARTAIQAFETLQARRKQLSEQIGRKKKANEDTSTTEAEVRELAETIRITEQKREELDRSVESKLLNIPNAPHESVPVGDDSSDNPVVHTHGTVPSFNFTPKDHVELGEKLAILDFERAAKIAGARFSVLIGKGAQLERALAQFMLDVHSREHGYTECSPPLLVEPHSALGTGQLPKFREDMFAVRLADGAEKFLIPTAEVPVTNLHREEILPEESLPKRYVAHTPCFRSEAGSYGKDTRGLIRQHQFYKVELVQFVHPSASYEVLEQLTAHAEKILDLLELPYRRVTLCTGDLGFSSAKTYDLEVWLPSQKAYREISSCSNFEDFQARRTQIRFKPKGGGKPEFVHTLNGSGLAVGRTWLALLENHQREDGTVAIPRPLQPYMGGLTELRP; encoded by the coding sequence ATGCTTGATCTGAAACGCATTCGCAAGGATCCCGCCGCCGTTAAAGCCCAGCTTTCCCGGCGACGGCCCGATCTGGACGGAGCCATCGACGAACTGCTGGGCGTTGATGAACAGGCCCGTACTGCCATTCAGGCATTTGAAACGCTGCAGGCAAGGCGAAAGCAGCTTTCGGAGCAGATCGGGCGCAAGAAAAAGGCGAATGAGGACACGTCAACTACTGAAGCCGAAGTCCGGGAACTGGCGGAAACAATCAGGATCACTGAACAAAAGCGCGAGGAACTGGACCGAAGCGTCGAGTCGAAGCTGCTGAACATTCCGAATGCGCCACATGAATCGGTTCCTGTGGGCGACGATTCAAGCGACAATCCGGTTGTGCACACGCACGGCACGGTTCCCAGTTTCAATTTTACTCCCAAAGATCATGTGGAGCTCGGAGAAAAACTCGCCATACTGGATTTCGAACGGGCGGCAAAGATCGCCGGAGCCCGGTTCAGCGTGCTCATAGGCAAAGGTGCCCAGCTTGAGCGGGCACTCGCCCAGTTCATGCTGGACGTACATTCAAGAGAGCACGGCTACACCGAGTGCTCACCGCCGTTGCTGGTGGAGCCGCATTCTGCACTGGGAACCGGCCAGCTTCCCAAGTTCCGTGAGGACATGTTTGCTGTCAGGCTGGCTGATGGCGCGGAAAAATTCCTGATCCCCACGGCCGAAGTTCCGGTGACTAACCTGCACCGGGAAGAAATCCTGCCGGAAGAATCGCTGCCGAAACGGTACGTGGCACATACGCCCTGCTTCCGCAGCGAAGCCGGTTCCTATGGCAAGGACACCCGGGGACTTATCCGGCAGCACCAGTTCTACAAGGTGGAACTGGTCCAGTTTGTCCATCCATCGGCGAGCTATGAAGTACTGGAACAGCTGACTGCACATGCAGAGAAAATCCTGGACCTACTGGAACTCCCCTATCGTCGCGTAACGCTCTGCACAGGGGATCTCGGCTTTTCATCTGCGAAAACCTACGATCTAGAAGTCTGGCTGCCTTCCCAAAAAGCGTACCGCGAGATTTCATCCTGTTCGAACTTCGAGGATTTTCAGGCCCGGCGGACCCAGATCCGGTTCAAGCCAAAGGGTGGCGGCAAGCCAGAATTCGTCCACACATTGAATGGTTCCGGACTCGCTGTAGGCCGGACCTGGCTCGCACTGCTGGAAAACCACCAGCGCGAGGACGGAACAGTCGCCATTCCAAGACCACTCCAACCGTACATGGGCGGGTTGACGGAACTGAGGCCATAG
- the rpsU gene encoding 30S ribosomal protein S21: protein MLIEVRDDEPFETALRRFKKQFEKAGLFAEIKKREYYEKPSVKHKKKAASARKRALKKAAKANR from the coding sequence ATCTTGATCGAAGTACGCGACGACGAGCCATTCGAAACCGCACTCCGCCGCTTCAAAAAGCAGTTTGAAAAGGCAGGACTGTTCGCCGAAATCAAGAAACGTGAGTACTACGAGAAGCCTTCCGTAAAGCACAAGAAGAAGGCCGCTTCCGCCAGAAAACGTGCGTTAAAGAAAGCCGCCAAGGCAAACCGCTAG
- a CDS encoding OmpA family protein: MPRDTFTLGLATEIFVADGFLLSDSKTKRLTSTFHVSWVPYWEPVDWEDYGVGLEVTVAPLWSGVTVTGANPTFVDPDKIRLVQITGMNAGLKLSFTNPNEDHKRDFSGYLGLFMQVPSEVNNIGLKFGQTSYEVSVGGTWDVAAPSDIDPTQRNLPLRFHLNLGYQWNGYKGTRTFLPATTPGGNPDPRADPTNTILRFALHRPDSNLIPIRLGGEYVIRRYLTFFLEWGMDGITGGPPGFNFGQSPQRLGLGVRFYPTKQFVASVGSEFALVQNPNPQIAIDPDWNLILQVAYLGLPEPPPPPIPLIEPQERQIIAVTKGKIAGYVRDKDTFEPIGRAMVRYPDRGLTDQITDKDTGAFTSYEFEAGPVEVECHYQGYPMPGRVTVEVIAGQTTLTECLLQRPKEAPPEMAVFQGTVRDEDGNLVAGVVRMDGRSERTETEAGIGAFRFTFSPGQYSATASAVGYFDETFKFGLVADQILVHDFVLKKKPVIERKRMVEVKDDRLEIGQMILFVTGKAAILEQSFPILSEVAEMLRENPKLRVEIGGHTDTRGSDAVNRKLSQARADSVRNWLIERGGIEQGRLTAVGYGESVPLVVPDDTELKRARNRRVEFRILPD, encoded by the coding sequence ATGCCCCGTGATACATTTACGCTGGGTCTCGCCACGGAGATATTCGTCGCCGACGGCTTTTTGCTTTCGGACTCGAAGACCAAGCGCCTTACAAGCACGTTTCACGTCTCTTGGGTCCCTTACTGGGAACCGGTCGACTGGGAAGACTATGGCGTAGGTTTGGAAGTTACGGTCGCGCCCTTGTGGTCCGGTGTAACCGTAACAGGTGCCAACCCCACTTTTGTGGACCCAGACAAGATCCGGCTGGTCCAGATTACAGGCATGAATGCTGGTCTCAAGCTTTCGTTCACCAATCCAAATGAGGATCACAAACGCGACTTTTCAGGCTATCTGGGGCTGTTCATGCAGGTACCGTCCGAAGTGAATAACATCGGACTCAAATTCGGACAGACATCCTATGAAGTCAGTGTGGGTGGAACATGGGATGTCGCGGCACCCAGCGATATTGACCCGACCCAGCGAAATCTGCCTCTCCGGTTTCACCTGAACCTCGGATACCAGTGGAACGGATACAAGGGCACCCGCACCTTTCTGCCGGCGACTACTCCTGGTGGCAATCCTGATCCGCGAGCTGACCCGACCAACACTATTCTCCGGTTCGCATTGCATCGCCCTGATTCCAACCTGATACCGATTCGCCTGGGTGGCGAGTATGTGATTCGTCGCTACCTTACGTTCTTCCTCGAGTGGGGGATGGATGGCATTACTGGCGGCCCACCCGGTTTCAATTTCGGGCAGTCGCCGCAACGGCTTGGACTGGGCGTTCGGTTTTATCCGACCAAGCAGTTTGTGGCTTCTGTCGGGAGCGAATTCGCCTTGGTGCAGAATCCCAACCCGCAGATAGCCATTGATCCGGACTGGAATCTTATTCTCCAGGTAGCTTACCTCGGACTGCCTGAACCGCCTCCGCCTCCCATACCGCTGATTGAACCGCAAGAGCGGCAGATCATTGCGGTTACCAAAGGCAAGATCGCTGGGTATGTGCGCGACAAGGATACGTTCGAGCCGATTGGACGGGCCATGGTCCGCTATCCCGACCGTGGTCTGACCGACCAGATCACCGACAAGGATACGGGTGCGTTCACAAGCTATGAATTTGAGGCTGGGCCGGTCGAGGTCGAGTGTCATTACCAGGGATATCCGATGCCCGGTCGGGTAACGGTCGAAGTCATCGCCGGACAGACAACCTTGACTGAATGTCTCCTGCAGCGTCCGAAGGAAGCACCGCCGGAAATGGCAGTTTTCCAGGGTACTGTGCGCGATGAAGACGGAAATCTGGTTGCGGGTGTAGTTCGTATGGATGGCCGTTCTGAACGGACCGAAACCGAGGCTGGCATAGGAGCCTTCCGGTTCACTTTCTCGCCGGGACAGTACTCAGCTACCGCATCGGCCGTCGGTTACTTTGATGAAACCTTCAAGTTCGGGCTTGTGGCGGATCAGATACTGGTTCACGACTTCGTCCTGAAGAAGAAGCCGGTTATTGAACGTAAACGGATGGTCGAAGTGAAAGATGACCGGCTGGAGATCGGGCAAATGATCCTGTTCGTGACCGGAAAGGCGGCGATACTTGAGCAGTCCTTCCCGATCTTGAGTGAAGTGGCCGAGATGCTGCGCGAAAACCCCAAGCTCCGGGTAGAGATCGGCGGCCATACTGATACCCGCGGTTCTGATGCGGTAAACCGGAAACTTTCCCAGGCCCGGGCGGATTCGGTACGTAACTGGCTGATCGAGCGGGGCGGAATCGAGCAGGGCCGCCTCACGGCTGTCGGTTATGGAGAAAGCGTTCCGCTGGTAGTTCCGGACGATACGGAGCTTAAGCGTGCCCGTAACCGGCGTGTCGAATTCCGTATTCTTCCGGATTGA
- a CDS encoding CBS domain-containing protein: MKLEKLAFGLVVKAEPHHSIRKVAGLMSARNVGSVVITARNKVLGIVTDRDIAGWVAGGGKSADSTHIGEIMTKFPLVASVDDELEPTLDKMAKKGVHRIPIITRKGDVAGVLSTDDALVLVSRYLADIAAIVEKPRGKKK; the protein is encoded by the coding sequence ATGAAACTGGAAAAGCTCGCATTCGGTCTGGTGGTCAAGGCGGAACCGCATCACTCAATCCGCAAGGTGGCAGGGCTTATGTCAGCCCGGAACGTGGGATCGGTCGTCATCACCGCCCGCAACAAGGTGCTGGGTATCGTTACCGACCGTGATATCGCTGGCTGGGTTGCAGGCGGCGGCAAGAGCGCCGACAGCACTCATATCGGGGAGATCATGACGAAGTTCCCGCTGGTCGCCTCTGTCGATGATGAACTGGAGCCGACTCTCGACAAGATGGCCAAGAAGGGCGTTCACCGTATCCCGATCATCACCCGCAAGGGCGATGTGGCAGGTGTGCTTTCCACCGATGATGCCCTCGTGCTGGTATCGAGGTATCTCGCCGACATAGCCGCGATCGTTGAGAAGCCTCGCGGCAAGAAGAAATAG
- a CDS encoding cytochrome C oxidase subunit IV family protein — MSESATQQHAEAHDYTQTYMAIWGALFVLTIAEVAAAIYMRGAIMVISLVGMAALKAYLVARIYMHLKWEPRKLAAIAAAPVLFLGIFAVFVVLEARSMTDISIHTEGARAEVARLLEGAAGASTEAAPAGDTGAADAVPVDESGTAAE; from the coding sequence GTGTCTGAATCCGCAACCCAGCAGCATGCAGAGGCCCATGATTACACCCAGACTTACATGGCCATATGGGGCGCCCTGTTTGTACTGACAATCGCTGAAGTGGCTGCAGCCATTTACATGCGTGGCGCCATTATGGTGATTTCGCTTGTCGGGATGGCCGCGCTGAAGGCCTATCTGGTTGCCAGGATATACATGCATCTCAAGTGGGAGCCCAGAAAACTGGCAGCCATTGCGGCCGCGCCAGTGCTGTTCTTGGGGATTTTTGCGGTATTTGTGGTTCTGGAAGCCCGGTCGATGACTGACATCAGTATTCACACGGAAGGAGCACGGGCCGAAGTGGCACGGCTTCTGGAAGGTGCGGCCGGGGCTTCGACTGAGGCCGCCCCGGCTGGGGATACAGGGGCGGCAGATGCGGTCCCGGTGGATGAAAGCGGAACTGCGGCAGAATAG
- a CDS encoding diguanylate cyclase, translated as MASKGVLKSREFGRKLDGLTREYGKQAYSELFRVLAHVDLKPAVAESHWREVVAHQKDMATRMGRPVDLRVAMLDHFLTIRRKLKNPTILEFRVYQATERSSIQDELTGLYNYRYFNNALDREFRRSTRYGGVLSVLIFDIDNFKLYNDQNGHVAGNAVLYKIAKIMKTKVRDVDTLARYGGEEFAIILPETTKQGAMMVAERIRHAIEAAAFPFSAKMPGGKLTVSGGLATSPFDARTATALLENADRALYLAKGEGKNCVRTFITETRSFTRVPAKVLGQFRLLSHHTGIIATKNLSKNGLLFESKAPMPIGSIIELGIRLTQRKSIRLKASVVRVESAGENRFDIGVIITRISAADRKALDHFIDSRVPDSE; from the coding sequence ATGGCCTCCAAAGGTGTTCTCAAATCCCGGGAATTTGGCCGTAAGCTGGACGGTCTCACCCGGGAATACGGCAAGCAGGCGTATTCTGAACTGTTCCGTGTACTGGCGCATGTTGATCTGAAACCGGCGGTAGCCGAAAGCCACTGGCGAGAGGTAGTCGCCCACCAGAAAGATATGGCCACCCGGATGGGGCGGCCAGTCGATCTGCGTGTGGCCATGCTTGACCATTTCCTTACTATCCGGCGCAAGCTCAAGAATCCGACAATCCTCGAGTTCCGCGTTTATCAGGCAACCGAGCGGTCATCTATCCAGGATGAACTGACCGGGCTGTACAACTATCGCTACTTCAACAATGCCCTCGACCGGGAATTCAGGCGCTCCACCCGATATGGCGGCGTCCTGTCGGTACTCATTTTCGACATAGACAACTTCAAGCTTTACAACGACCAGAACGGTCACGTGGCAGGCAATGCCGTTCTTTACAAGATAGCGAAAATCATGAAGACCAAGGTGCGTGATGTGGACACCCTTGCCCGCTACGGCGGCGAGGAGTTTGCCATCATCCTTCCTGAAACCACCAAGCAGGGAGCGATGATGGTGGCTGAACGCATCCGTCATGCCATTGAAGCGGCGGCATTTCCATTCTCGGCGAAAATGCCAGGCGGGAAACTCACCGTATCAGGTGGCCTTGCCACCAGTCCGTTCGATGCCCGCACAGCGACAGCCTTGCTGGAAAATGCCGACCGCGCCCTCTACCTCGCCAAGGGCGAAGGGAAAAACTGCGTCCGGACGTTCATAACTGAAACCCGGTCGTTCACCCGTGTCCCCGCAAAAGTACTCGGCCAGTTCCGGCTCTTGTCGCACCACACAGGAATTATCGCTACCAAGAACCTGTCCAAAAATGGCCTGCTGTTCGAGTCGAAAGCGCCCATGCCAATCGGATCAATCATCGAACTGGGCATCCGCCTTACCCAGCGCAAGAGCATCAGGCTCAAGGCCAGTGTGGTCCGTGTGGAAAGTGCGGGAGAAAACCGGTTCGATATCGGAGTTATCATCACCCGGATTAGCGCTGCCGACCGCAAGGCGCTCGACCATTTTATCGATTCCCGGGTTCCGGATTCAGAATAG